The DNA sequence TGGACGACCTAGATCCTAGGCCGATATATGTCGATTCCAAGGACCTTCATTCATGTTGGTGCAATAGTGCCGCGCTGAGAGAGATGGGTATCGAAGACATGGAAGACCCGGCCGGGGGCACAATCGAGAGGGACGAACAGGGAAAACCATCAGGCCTCCTGAGCGAAGCATGTGTGCTTTTGACAGTCTGGCCGTTCCTGGCACAGGTCACACCCCTCGATGAAAAGATGGCAGCGCTGAAGGCAGCAATCGATGCATATCATGCGGCAGGCTGTACGGGATGCATTGACATGGCGATGGATGAAAGTGCATGGGAGTCTATCCTCGCACTCAGGTCTGCTCAGGGGCTGCCGCTTCGGGTAGCAGCACATTGGTGCATCATACCTGGGGAAAGTGACGAATATCGACTACAGCAAGTCGAGCGCGCCATCAAGCTCACCCAGGAGTTCAACAGCGAAACCAGCCCAGATTTGAGAATTGTCGGTATCAAGATCATCTGCGACGGCGTGGTTGATGCATGTACTGCGGCACTGGCAGAACCGTACACGACTAATGGGCATTTCGAGGGTCCAATCTGGACTCCCGAGATGCTCGATCCGGTGGTCAAGAAAGCTTGTGACAGTGGGTTGCAATGTGCACTGCACGCTATCGGGGACCAAGCCGTCACCAATGCTGTCAATGTGCTCGAGAAGCACGGCAAGCCCGGTCAGCGACATCGCATTGAGCATCTCGAACTCACCGCGCCCGAAGATGCGAAACGGCTTGGTAAACTAGGCATTACAGCTAGCATACAGCCGGTCCACTCCGATCCGTCAATTCTCCGCGCTTGGCCAGAGCTATTGGGTCCTGAAAGAGTGAAGAGGGCATTTGCGTACTCGGAATTCGCAAACCACGGAGCAACCCTTGCTATAGGGTCCGATACGCCTACTGCACCGTATGCACCTTTGCCTAATCTGTATATCGCGACAACTCGCAAGTCAGCCAGACAACCTGATGCGGGTGATGCACCAGTCAACGAAAACTTTAAGCTGGAGTTGGCTCAGGCGGTGACTGGGGTCACGACAGGTGCAGCCTATTCGTGTTTTGCGGATGATCGCATAGGAAGTCTGGAAGTTGGAAAGATGGCAGATTTCTGTGTTGTGGACATGGAGTGGAAGGGCGAGGAGCTGCTCAATGCCAAGGTTATGGAAACATGGTTTGACGGGAAACGAGTGTATGAAGCTTGAACGCATGCTCAGCCTTGAGTGGAAATCTTAGCCTTACAATGCCACGTGGAAGAAGCCTCGAGGCAGTGCTTCTATAAAGACGGCCCCTTTCCTTCAATGTTGCGTCATTATGACTGAATGTCCTTGCTGGGACTTACCAATGATAGTTGCAGTAGCAGTTTTGACGTTAAACGATCATCTCCACATGCGTTATTGGTGAGGTCACAGACACAATCTCGATAACATGTCTGCCATGCGCACCGGTTTCAAGATTTGTTTTCGTGAACGGCATGTACTTAATCGCCACTGTCAGATCTGAAGAGTTGAACCCCTTAGGCGGCATTGAAGACCGCCTTGTGGAGGAACTCTTAATGCGCTATAAGCGATTGTGATGCCCATTAAACCATAGGCACATTTGCATCAAATTCTATAATGCAAATGATATGCTAATGTTTTTGACAGCAATGCCGCGGCGCCATCCTTGTATCAGCGGTACGTCTCAGACGCGATGCACGTCTCCCCGACACGGAATGTTTCAACATCTCGACTACACCTACCCCAACAGCATCATAACGTGAAGAGCGGACTTCCACTCCGCTCTCCACCTGCCGAATTTTACTCGCGAAAGACGGTCCAATCTCCGCCGCGGCACTTTCTCTGCCCCACGGGACTTGGGTCCGTCTTAGCAGATGCTTCTCATGGCTTAGGTGTTCAAGATCTTCGCTTAGAAGGCGCCGTAAGGTGAGGCATGGTCTTGGATTGTTTCGCAAGCCGATGAGTGCCATCATAGAGGCGAATATGCGTATCTGGATATAATGGTCGATTGTCGCGCCCTGTCCATGAAGATCAGTTTACACCTCTTTCGTACACTGTACACCTACAACATCATTTAGCAATATCAATATCCTTACTTCGTCTTACCACATATCTCGAAGCAGATATCCAATACTACCTCAAAAGTCAAGATGTTGACAAATCGTCGCTCCACCATGATGGTTCCGCCCAACCGCATGCCAAGCTGGCACCCTCAGTCCAAAGGCACGATGCCACAAAACGTCTATGCCGCGCCCCTCACAACCGACACTGAGGCGCCAACAAGTCGCCAACCCGCCATCCTCACATCAACATCATCAGACCTACCCGGCCACCGCGTTCTCCGTGTATTGGGCGCCGTACATGGCACTACGAGCGCCGTGCGCAAAGACAGCAAATCTTTCATCAAGAACATCGCTGCCAACCTCGGCAGTAGCTGGGGCGAAGCAAAGACCGTAACGAGCATAATATACCAGGCGCGTGATCAGGCAattgacaggctggtcaagGAGGCGATTTCTCAAGGTGCGAATGCAGTCATTGGGTTGGAAATTAGGGAGAGCGAAGTACTCGGATGTATCGTGGTCAGCGCTAGCGGTACCGCGTGTTGGGTCGAGAAGGAAAGCCATGTCAAGAGGGACAGTGCACAGGACAACATCAATCCATTTCAATGACAACGTGTCGAGTTCGGTCGCGATGGAACGATGGTAATGAAAGAACGCTAGGCGTTCGGCCACACGAGGCTGCGATACCGCGTTGGATATGTCGCATCGGGTGACTTTCTTCTTTTTCTGCGTTACGGTTCCCAAACAGTATTCAACTCTTCTCTTCACAAAACATGTTCAACACCAATGTTCCACTCGCCTCATCATTCATATCCACTAGACGTCATCTTAACATAACTACAGCCCAGAAAAAGTACATGTCTTGGTGTCTTGGAGGCCTTGGGGCTCGTAGTCGGCCGTTCTCAGCCGCCACGACGGAGAATCTGCACCGAACACCCGTGGTTCAACCGCTGCACCTCAGGCCAACCTTCTACTTTTCCTCACATTACGCATCCCCGCATCGCTGTCGTGGGCGAGTATGTTTCTCGGATTTGAACAAGTTCTCTCGGCGCCAAACTTCCAACACGGGCCGCCATCTTATACTAGCACCCAAGTAGCAATTTAGCCGCGGATGTTGCGTCCGATTCGCGATAATTGACGGCGAAAACGCTGATCAGCCATGGAATGGACACCCCAGCATTTATCCCCAGAGTTCTCCTTCTAGCCTCGGCAAGTGGAGAAGTCTACGCTGAACCCTTGGGAGCTCGAAGTGAGATAGCACGGCCAACGGGGAGCATA is a window from the Pyrenophora tritici-repentis strain M4 chromosome 7, whole genome shotgun sequence genome containing:
- a CDS encoding metal-dependent hydrolase protein, whose amino-acid sequence is MSASQITTVLINGRFFKGSTPKAEGHFDSAAVVKDGKIDFIGSSDAPEIQSYRDAGAQVKDLGGKHVLPGFIDAHMHFLMLGMSLTKVDLNEAENLEEIRSRISKYAKANPDKPRIMCTGWMHSMTNGEAKASMLDDLDPRPIYVDSKDLHSCWCNSAALREMGIEDMEDPAGGTIERDEQGKPSGLLSEACVLLTVWPFLAQVTPLDEKMAALKAAIDAYHAAGCTGCIDMAMDESAWESILALRSAQGLPLRVAAHWCIIPGESDEYRLQQVERAIKLTQEFNSETSPDLRIVGIKIICDGVVDACTAALAEPYTTNGHFEGPIWTPEMLDPVVKKACDSGLQCALHAIGDQAVTNAVNVLEKHGKPGQRHRIEHLELTAPEDAKRLGKLGITASIQPVHSDPSILRAWPELLGPERVKRAFAYSEFANHGATLAIGSDTPTAPYAPLPNLYIATTRKSARQPDAGDAPVNENFKLELAQAVTGVTTGAAYSCFADDRIGSLEVGKMADFCVVDMEWKGEELLNAKVMETWFDGKRVYEA
- a CDS encoding YbjQ-1 domain containing protein, translating into MMVPPNRMPSWHPQSKGTMPQNVYAAPLTTDTEAPTSRQPAILTSTSSDLPGHRVLRVLGAVHGTTSAVRKDSKSFIKNIAANLGSSWGEAKTVTSIIYQARDQAIDRLVKEAISQGANAVIGLEIRESEVLGCIVVSASGTACWVEKESHVKRDSAQDNINPFQ